From Zingiber officinale cultivar Zhangliang chromosome 5B, Zo_v1.1, whole genome shotgun sequence, the proteins below share one genomic window:
- the LOC121986650 gene encoding zinc-finger homeodomain protein 11-like: MAHHQSVREVYRECVRNHSLRHGASYTIDGCCKFIPTAADDHLQCGACGCHRNFHRADYCIVATLPVVSGRRRPRTRFTEDQKQRMARYAERIGWRVPRGRAMRADEEEDQFSRFCREIGVSKQVFKVWVRNHKGSSASAPAAAQVASSAATTNSGAAIDGGEKEEVIKICDEAMEEETKDLD, from the coding sequence ATGGCGCACCATCAGAGTGTGAGAGAGGTGTACAGAGAGTGCGTGAGGAACCACTCCCTGAGGCACGGTGCCAGCTACACCATCGACGGCTGCTGCAAATTCATTCCAACTGCCGCCGATGACCACCTACAGTGCGGTGCGTGTGGCTGCCACCGCAACTTCCACCGCGCGGACTACTGCATCGTCGCCACCCTGCCAGTGGTGAGCGGGAGGCGGCGGCCACGGACAAGGTTCACGGAGGATCAGAAGCAGAGGATGGCCAGGTACGCGGAGAGAATAGGGTGGAGGGTCCCGAGGGGTCGGGCCATGCGCGCCGACGAGGAGGAGGACCAGTTCTCGAGGTTCTGCCGTGAGATCGGGGTGAGTAAGCAGGTGTTCAAGGTGTGGGTGCGCAACCACAAGGGCAGCAGCGCCAGTGCTCCGGCAGCAGCACAGGTGGCGTCGTCAGCGGCCACCACCAACAGCGGCGCGGCAATCGATGGaggagaaaaagaggaagtgatcaagaTTTGCGACGAAGCAATGGAGGAGGAGACTAAAGATCTGGATTGA
- the LOC121987415 gene encoding calmodulin-like: MAEHLTEEQIAEFKEAFSLFDKDGDGCITTKELGTVMRSLGQNPTEAELRDMISEVDADQNGTIDFPEFLNLMARKMKDADSEEELMEAFKVFDKDSNGFISAQELRHVMTSLGEKLTDEEVDEMIREADIDGDGQVNYQEFVQMMLAK, encoded by the exons ATGGCGGAGCACCTGACTGAAGAGCAGATAGCTGAGTTCAAGGAGGCATTTAGCCTATTCGACAAGGACGGAGATG GCTGCATAACTACAAAAGAATTAGGCACTGTTATGAGATCCTTGGGCCAAAACCCAACTGAAGCTGAATTGAGGGATATGATCAGTGAAGTTGACGCTGACCAAAATGGAACAATTGATTTTCCTGAGTTCTTGAATTTGATGGCCCGTAAAATGAAG GATGCTGATTCTGAGGAGGAGCTGATGGAGGCATTCAAAGTGTTTGACAAGGATTCAAACGGGTTCATTTCTGCTCAAGAG CTCCGCCATGTGATGACAAGCCTGGGTGAGAAGCTGACAGATGAGGAGGTTGACGAAATGATACGAGAAGCAGACATTGACGGTGATGGACAAGTGAACTATCAGGAGTTTGTGCAGATGATGTTGGCCAAGTAA